The genomic segment ATATTAAAAATTAACATCCTAACTAAAATATACACCGGTTTTCGGTATGAACCGGTTTACCGCCCAGCACTAATTTGAaaaaactaaccctttaatatggacagtcacggaatttgtcaattAGCATAAAGTAATCAAATCAAAGCTCCATAtagaccagtatctgtaaatgttaaacggCAAAAGTCATTTGTaatctgaatcctgcatgttctgcgcgtctctgtgtgaatgaatgaatggcagagatgtGCGGTTTTGTTTAATACATAGACTGAAGCTCGTGacacttgcagtaatttcagcatctgccttctcaatgaggacataaatacataaacatcaccagtcacttcacaagcattttaccgtttcattggagtaaaaccagtgtcaatttaaagggattcacggcaacccgtcaaaacaaccctctacattgtgactaaatcactcgcatatgctaCTTAATTTtactctgggcgactaaatgatgtctattgttagccattggctaataaattctttactcgccagtgtgtgtgttcaaggctGTTATAAGATTAGCATGAGCTAAGATTAGACTGAgtgcttcagagttctctctccattaAGTGATcaattcatctcaatggacacacAGTACACCTGTATTTGCCGaactgtaaactctgtgtgaaggcgcacgactcgtcaaaatagttttagaattATTCCactttttcgaacaagcagaagaagatatatttataattaataaaactttattttttaaagaaataaatcacacaatatttcttccatgttttcattttaatagtaaatcccctgtttacattttattaattaagacTAATTTGTGAAAACactaaagcatatttataataatattctaataaaatgtattgaagAAAAATtccactttaaaatattataattgaaaatagttcttttaaattgtaatgagtTCTCAATGttattttacttcttttttatatatactgtattttacattaaattcagCCTTTGTGAGAAtgagattttcaaaaacattgaaaaaaaatctgactgacccaaaacattcaaaatgcAGTGTATTTTTCACTACATTTATTCCATGTTCACCCAGCTGTAAGCTACAGTAGATTACATCTTTTAATTGCAATATATGCCTCATATGAgtgttttttaaaaagcttttttgtgGTCTGTGTCTGTTTGTCCCTGTAGTTTTGGCTGGAGCTCTTCTAGAGCAGGCCGAGCAGCTGTTAGACAGAGGCATTCACCCCATCAGGATCACCGATGGTTATGACCAGGCCGCAAAGATCGCCATTGAGCAACTCGACAAAATTGGTGATAGTTTCCCAGTGGATCCCAACAACACCGAGCCTCTTATTCAGACAGCCATGACCACGCTAGGATCCAAAGTGTGAGTGTCTGTCTTACCAGTCTTTTTAAATGAAGAGGTCATGagaatattatatgaaaaatcaattattataattgttttgtagAATCAACCGCTGCCACAGACAGATGGCAGAGATCGCAGTCAATGCCATCCTGACCGTGGCCGACATGGAGAGGAAGGATGTCGACTTTGAGCTTATCAAAGTTGAAGGAAAAGTTGGTGGTAAACTAGAGGACACTCAGCTCATCAAAGGTGTGATTGTGGACAAAGAGTTCAGTCATCCTCAGATGCCCAAGGTACTGTTAATATTCATTCCTGGTTGCACATGCGTGGCATATTTGTCATATGAAAAGTCATTGTTAATAAGCATGTTTTAAATGCAGGTACTGAAAGACACAAAAATCGCCATTCTCACCTGCCCATTTGAGCCCCCCAAGCCCAAAACCAAGCATAAGCTTGACGTGACCTCAGTTGAGGACTACAAAGCTCTGCAGAAGTATGAGAAGGAAAAGTTTGAGGAAATGATTCGGCAGGTTTGTATATTCTATGCTTCCGTTTGCACACTTTCCTAAGGTAATTGAGTCCCACCTCAAATGCatcggccaaacagaaaaacttatcggcagatgctgatatttgaaaaataCCGCCTTGCCAATATATCGTTCGACCACATTGTTTTAATGAATTCTTTTTGTAATTAATATGTATAAAGTCATTTAACTTTTGTATATTAATATGTAGTgtatgtatttatgatttttatttcctAGTATTTTTGTAAAGCTGTAAAATAGTAGGGAATTATTCAGAAAAGCTATATAAAACTGGAAGCTTTTAATAGAAGATCGGTTTTAATTTACATtggtattttaatgctttaaagacATCTAATTAGTTTTGGTGTTCgtttaagatttttttacatttagtacaACAATCCTTAAAAAAATGTGACCTTTATCACGGaccatgtaccgtatttttcggactataagtcgcacctgagtataagtcgcatcagtccaaaaatacgtcatgatgagaaaaaaaaacataagtcgcactggactataagttgcatttaataagacccaagaaccaaaagaaaacattaccatctacagccgcaagagggcgctctgtcTCTGtagcaatgagcagcatagagcgccctctcgcaggtGTAGACGGtaattttttctcttggttcatttctcttggtttatgtcaaattaattttgataaataagtcacacctgactatgtagcaggaccagccaaactatgaaaaaaagtgtgacttatagtccgtaaaatacagtatttaaatgcatttcatttttgttttgtttttaaacttcACTAAAGGTGAAGGAGAATGGGGCTAATCTTGCCATCTGCCAGTGGGGATTTGATGATGAAGCCAATCACTTACTTCTGCAGAATGAGCTTCCTGCAGTCCGCTGGGTCGGTGGACCTGAGATTGAGGTTTGTAAAAACCATACggccaaaagtttggggtcaaaatcaattttcagtatcattactccagttttcagaaatcattgtaaaatgctgcattggtgctcaagaaacatttcttatcatcatgGAAATAACTTTTGCTGCATTTTATAGAACCTgtgataactttattttttttctttgttgggAAACTGAAAAAACTGGTATGCAAAGAttgagattaaattttttttttccagctcatAGCCATTGCTACTGGAGGACGTATCGTACCCCGATTCAGCGAGCTGACCCCAGAGAAGTTGGGCAGTGCTGGGCTGGTGAAGGAAATCTGCTTCGGGACCACTAAAGACAGAATGCTGGTTATTGAGGAATGCAAGAACTCCAGAGCTGTGACGATCTTCATCCGTGGCGGGAACAAAATGGTAAAGAGTTTTAAGTGCTAACACCCTCCACCCCCTCTAGATAATAAATCTGTTTTTGTATCACTGTTGCAATTTTGTCATCTCCTTTGCCTATTCATCTGAATCATTTAGATTATTGAAGAGGCTAAGAGAGCTCTCCATGACGCTGTGTGTGTCATCCGTAACCTCGTGAGGGATAACCGCATTGTGTATGGTGGCGGTGCCTCAGAGATCTCCTGCGCTCTTGCAGTCAACCAGGCAGCTGATAAGGTACACTACTTTTGGAGTCATATGCACTCTATACACTTTCAGTCCCTGAGGTGCATGATGTTTTTTGTTAAGCCTGTGTTTAAAACATTCTGCTTCTATTCCAGTGCCCCTCTCTGGAACAGTATGCCATGAGAGCGTTCGCTGATGCTCTGGAGGTCATTCCTATGGCACTGGCCGAGAACAGCGGTATGAACCCCATTCAAACAATGGCAGAGGTCAGAGCCCAACAAGTCAAGGAAAACAACCCTGCACTTGGGATTGACTGCCTACATTTATCAACAAATGGTACGAACTtctttattatacattattgatatgaaattgtaaataaagatgaaaatactttttatgaAATACAGCAAGTAAAGAATCATAATTTAAGTACTTGTGGAATGTGGGgagaatatattttcaaatgtaattaaatccTTTAATGGCAAACCTACATTtcctgcatcattactccagtcttcagaattagagatgttccgataccctttttctcttcccgataccgattccgatacctgggctcagggtatcggccgataccgagtactgatccgatacctgggtgtatatctgtatatacagctgtatatactactagccctgtgtaaattgctagaatttttttatggtgtgcttcagacagatccctcaataaaacatgaacaaatacatggtgaactactgtatttattacagtatttttattatctaacatgaatttgacagtattatttattttcttatgcaaaaaagaacttcaaatgcagccaaaaatctaacaccgcaaactaaaaaaggtatttaagttttacaatataactgtataaaaaactgcaacaaataagtctaggaatataaaaaaagatctattaatcagataatctctaacaagtaaaaaacaagtaaaaaacaagcaaccatctaggcataattattattattatagagacgtattattattactgtaggctacaacagtagctttatatattgtcaatttactcatgtaaaccaaacatttattttaatgggctgccatgaagatctttgagtgtctgtgtttatgatatgacagtattctcaaatgaaacggtaaattctcatgaagtgacggtttatgcgttcgtgtcctcatgacacacagcagagactacaaaacagcgagctctcgcgcatctgtgccagtcacccacagagatgtagattttgcgggagtaatatttaaatagtattttgcagtttaatattcacagacactagtatatattcggctactgtctggagccctgcgctttgactaacacggaagcgactgaacgcagctgccggtactgaatatactcgagagtctgtaactaccggtactacagagacatactgctaaccactgatctataatatagtagcggcttcactgtcttttggcagtttagaatgtgatgagtgatccagtcatatatagatcagggctgctaacgcgttttcatttcttcttcgctgctctaaacaggggttgcttgtggcaacacagcacaacttcctgtgttttcaatgcat from the Carassius auratus strain Wakin chromosome 49, ASM336829v1, whole genome shotgun sequence genome contains:
- the LOC113066007 gene encoding T-complex protein 1 subunit epsilon; the protein is MSSLGTLAFDEYGRPFIIIKDQDKKSRLTGLEALKSHIMAAKAVANTLRTSLGPNGLDKMMVDKDGEVTVTNDGATILSMMDVDHQIARLMVELSKSQDDEIGDGTTGVVVLAGALLEQAEQLLDRGIHPIRITDGYDQAAKIAIEQLDKIGDSFPVDPNNTEPLIQTAMTTLGSKVINRCHRQMAEIAVNAILTVADMERKDVDFELIKVEGKVGGKLEDTQLIKGVIVDKEFSHPQMPKVLKDTKIAILTCPFEPPKPKTKHKLDVTSVEDYKALQKYEKEKFEEMIRQVKENGANLAICQWGFDDEANHLLLQNELPAVRWVGGPEIELIAIATGGRIVPRFSELTPEKLGSAGLVKEICFGTTKDRMLVIEECKNSRAVTIFIRGGNKMIIEEAKRALHDAVCVIRNLVRDNRIVYGGGASEISCALAVNQAADKCPSLEQYAMRAFADALEVIPMALAENSGMNPIQTMAEVRAQQVKENNPALGIDCLHLSTNDMKQQHVIETLIGKKQQISLATQVVKMILKIDDIRGPGEPED